The following are encoded in a window of Stigmatopora nigra isolate UIUO_SnigA chromosome 23, RoL_Snig_1.1, whole genome shotgun sequence genomic DNA:
- the alg10 gene encoding dol-P-Glc:Glc(2)Man(9)GlcNAc(2)-PP-Dol alpha-1,2-glucosyltransferase, with protein MDKFEGYIFTALCSTNFLVSCLIFSKVTREQREPYMDEIFHVPQAQKYCHGKFNQWDPMITTLPGLYLVSVGIIKPAVRLANMRGEVVCSTAMLRFINLLFNCGNLYLLYRLICKLHPKEKTRTTARRILSALSLSAFPVLYFFNFLYYTDAGSTFFILFTYVMTLHSCHKTSALLATCAIFFRQTNIVWVAFCAGTLVANQMDEAWRAAHSKKTDDKSTRMQVPLSLSGFKRVAAFSLDFFTSPGHLKAVLSATWPYALVAAGFVVFLWRNGGVVVGDRANHEACLNFPQIFYFLCFSFFFSMPVSLCHRRIRRFLQAMKKQPVLFLLATIICVLLVWKFTAVHKYLLADNRHFTFYVWKRFFQRHQMLRFLLIPVYIFTAWHFQDSLKSRSLFWTLSLVVCIMAATVPQKLLEFRYFIIPYLMYRVHMPLPSMPRLVLEFLFYTAVNAATLYIFVTKTFRWPDNAATQRFMW; from the exons ATGGATAAATTTGAAGGCTACATCTTCACCGCATTGTGCAGCACCAACTTTCTGGTGTCCTGCCTGATCTTTTCAAAAGTCACCAGAGAGCAAAGAGAACCATACATGGACGAAATTTTCCATGTTCCACAAGCTCAAAAATATTGCCACGGGAAATTCAACCAG TGGGACCCAATGATCACGACCCTCCCTGGCCTCTATTTGGTCTCCGTGGGTATCATCAAACCTGCTGTGCGTCTCGCCAACATGAGAGGCGAGGTGGTGTGTTCCACAGCCATGCTACGTTTTATTAACCTCCTCTTCAACTGCGGCAATCTCTACCTGCTCTACCGGCTCATCTGCAAGTTGCATCCTAAGGAGAAG ACGCGAACAACAGCTCGACGGATTCTCTCCGCGTTATCCCTGTCCGCTTTCCCCGTACTCTACTTCTTCAACTTCCTCTACTACACGGACGCCGGTTCCACTTTCTTCATCCTCTTCACGTACGTCATGACACTCCACAGCTGCCACAAAACTTCGGCTCTGCTGGCCACCTGCGCCATCTTCTTCCGTCAAACCAACATAGTATGGGTCGCGTTCTGCGCCGGCACCCTGGTTGCCAACCAGATGGACGAAGCATGGAGAGcagcacattccaaaaagactGACGACAAGTCAACCCGCATGCAAGTTCCGTTATCACTGAGTGGTTTCAAGCGTGTCGCGGCCTTCAGTTTGGATTTTTTCACTTCCCCCGGACACCTGAAGGCGGTGCTGTCAGCGACGTGGCCCTACGCCCTTGTCGCTGCCGGGTTCGTGGTTTTTCTGTGGCGCAATGGCGGCGTGGTAGTGGGCGACCGCGCCAACCACGAAGCCTGCCTCAACTTCCCGCAGATTTTTTACTTCCTCTgcttttccttcttcttctccatGCCCGTTTCTCTCTGCCATCGCCGCATTCGACGATTCCTTCAAGCCATGAAAAAGCAACCCGTCCTTTTCCTACTGGCTACCATCATTTGCGTCCTCCTGGTTTGGAAGTTCACCGCCGTTCACAAGTACCTTCTTGCCGATAACCGTCACTTTACCTTCTACGTTTGGAAGCGGTTCTTCCAAAGGCATCAAATGTTACGTTTCCTCCTGATCCCGGTCTATATTTTCACCGCATGGCATTTCCAGGACTCACTCAAGTCACGTTCGTTATTCTGGACGTTATCATTGGTCGTATGCATCATGGCTGCCACTGTCCCTCAGAAGCTCCTGGAGTTCCGTTATTTCATCATCCCGTACTTAATGTACCGTGTACATATGCCACTCCCCTCCATGCCCAGACTTGTTTTGGAGTTCCTGTTTTACACAGCCGTCAACGCCGCTACGCTTTACATCTTCGTCACCAAAACTTTCCGCTGGCCGGATAACGCCGCTACGCAGAGGTTCATGTGGTGA
- the LOC144181504 gene encoding amphoterin-induced protein 2-like — translation MCPSALHLPRRSSGVHPMAAALLLSLCLGFPPWALACPPGCICASDIVSCSGCNLSTLPPDLPDYAARLDLSHNSLSALPVDWTPRPFRRLAVLLLGRNRIGQIEADAFAATPRLLHLDLSSNRLLRLNASIFSRLAELKELLLFGNQISQIDPNAFVGVRSLVKLYLSGNILTSLPVILPDGGGPLNLTFLDVSSNRIARVDVNTLLDLSRQGGIYLQGNPLICNCALLGLLQYWTWREYLPFLDFKDDYKCKDDMAFALNCSMDEELPVQVGSYQVDPGKGLRLPCPGFSSSLPRDPSVFWVTPTTVLNLSEHDPDSHLVVLPNGGLEIRGALTEDSGVYVCVAARLRPGASPEVHVVVGNVSSLPASGLVHRGGGEHFNTAFTTLASCVVSIILVLLYLYLTPCRCRENRGGASRGCGGRAIILCSDPRDVESGQRRANGKRVAFLEPQMEDCDSAAAKSPVINASLAITEGILKNGSGTAGQGLTDTRLIV, via the coding sequence atgTGTCCAAGTGCGCTCCATCTCCCGCGCCGAAGCAGCGGCGTCCATCCCATGGCTGCCGCTTTGCTACTCTCCCTTTGTCTGGGCTTCCCGCCGTGGGCATTGGCGTGCCCTCCCGGTTGCATTTGCGCCAGCGATATCGTCTCCTGCAGCGGCTGCAATCTGTCAACGCTGCCCCCCGACCTACCGGACTACGCGGCACGCTTAGACCTCAGCCATAATTCCCTAAGCGCCCTTCCCGTTGATTGGACGCCACGGCCTTTTCGCCGGCTGGCTGTGCTTCTCCTAGGCCGCAATCGCATCGGACAAATCGAGGCTGACGCCTTCGCCGCCACACCTCGTCTTCTACACTTGGATCTTTCATCTAACCGACTATTGCGTCTCAATGCGTCTATCTTTAGCCGCCTGGCTGAGTTAAAAGAGCTTCTGTTGTTCGGTAACCAGATTTCCCAGATCGATCCTAACGCCTTTGTCGGCGTACGCAGTCTGGTCAAACTCTACTTGTCTGGGAACATTTTGACATCACTCCCGGTTATTCTCCCGGACGGAGGGGGTCCGCTCAACCTGACCTTTCTAGACGTGTCCTCTAACAGAATCGCCAGGGTGGACGTCAACACGCTGCTCGACCTGAGCCGACAAGGTGGAATTTATTTGCAGGGAAACCCACTAATCTGCAACTGTGCTTTACTCGGTCTACTCCAGTACTGGACTTGGCGAGAGTACCTCCCTTTCTTGGACTTTAAAGACGACTACAAGTGCAAGGATGACATGGCGTTCGCGTTAAATTGCAGCATGGACGAGGAACTTCCCGTCCAGGTGGGAAGCTACCAAGTGGATCCTGGAAAAGGGTTGCGTTTGCCATGTCCTGGCTTCTCCTCGTCCCTTCCCAGAGATCCATCAGTTTTCTGGGTGACCCCCACTACAGTGTTGAATTTGTCAGAGCACGATCCAGACTCTCACCTGGTTGTCCTCCCTAACGGCGGTCTGGAGATACGAGGGGCACTAACGGAGGATTCCGGCGTCTACGTATGCGTGGCGGCGCGTCTCCGCCCCGGAGCGTCCCCGGAAGTCCACGTGGTAGTGGGAAACGTGAGTTCCCTCCCCGCTAGCGGTTTAGTCCATCGTGGTGGAGGCGAGCATTTCAACACGGCTTTCACCACCTTGGCGTCCTGTGTGGTGAGCATCATACTGGTCCTCCTCTACTTGTACTTGACGCCATGCCGGTGTAGGGAAAACCGAGGCGGCGCCTCCAGAGGATGCGGCGGGCGGGCTATTATCCTCTGCTCGGACCCCAGGGATGTGGAGTCGGGTCAGCGACGCGCCAATGGGAAAAGGGTAGCGTTTTTAGAGCCACAAATGGAGGATTGTGATAGTGCTGCCGCAAAGTCACCGGTCATCAACGCAAGTCTTGCCATTACTGAGGGAATACTTAAAAACGGAAGTGGGACAGCGGGACAAGGCCTCACAGACACCAGGCTTATTGTATAA
- the trmu gene encoding mitochondrial tRNA-specific 2-thiouridylase 1 codes for MGVIRHVVCAMSGGVDSSVAALLLKKRGYNVTGVFMKNWDSLDESGVCIAEKDCDDAYKVCKMLDIPFHQVSYVKEYWHEVFSYLLKEYEKGRTPNPDILCNKHIKFNHFHKYAVLTLGADAMATGHYARTSQEDEEIFQQTPKSAPFVLFRNRFDIRNPVRLYKGADLAKDQTFFLSQISQDALRQTTFPLAGLTKDFVKKIATEAGFHHVLKKKESMGICFIGERNFENFILEYLKPRPGNFVSIEDGTIMGKHKGWFTLTLGQGARIGGQKEAWFVVDKDINSGDVLVAPSTNHSSLFRDTLRTDRFHWISEEPPPELAHTKMMECHFRFIHQMPLTPCTVTLNMDGSVWISLVHSVRALTPGQFAVLYKGDECLGSGKIIQLGPSDFTIQRGRECSAADQLKKDKPEPVR; via the exons ATGGGCGTGATTAGGCACGTCGTGTGTGCCATGTCGGGTGGTGTTGACAGCTCAGTTGCGGCTTTGTTGCTGAAAAAACGAG GATATAATGTAACTGGTGTTTTCATGAAGAACTGGGATTCCCTGGATgaaagtggagtttgcattgcaGAAAAAGATTGTGATGATGCTTATAAAGTTTGCAAGATGCTGGACATCCCCTTCCATCAAGTGTCATATGTTAAAGAATACTGGCATGAAGTTTTCAG ttATCTGTTAAAGGAGTACGAAAAAGGAAGGACTCCTAATCCGGATATTCTCTGCAACAAACatataaaattcaaccattttcacAAGTATGCAGTCTTAACTCTAG GTGCTGATGCAATGGCAACCGGGCACTATGCTAGAACGTCCCAAGAGGATGAAGAAATTTTCCAGCAGACCCCCAAAAGTGCCCCCTTTGTGCTCTTCAGGAATCGATTTGACATCCGAAACC CGGTACGGCTGTACAAAGGAGCCGATCTCGCCAAAGATCAGACCTTCTTCCTTAGCCAGATCTCCCAGGATGCACTGCGGCAGACCACGTTCCCCCTTGCTGGCTTGACAAaagattttgtgaaaaaaatagccACAGAAGCGGGTTTTCACCATGTGTTGAAAAAGAAAGAG AGCATGGGTATCTGCTTCATTGGAGAAAGAAACTTTGAAAACTTTATCTTGGAG tacCTCAAGCCTAGACCGGGTAACTTTGTGTCCATTGAGGATGGGACTATAATGGGAAAACATAAAG GTTGGTTTACTCTAACATTGGGCCAAGGAGCGCGAATAGGAGGTCAAAAGGAGGCTTGGTTTGTTGTAGACAAGGATATCAATTCAGGTGACGTGCTTGTG GCTCCGTCAACAAACCACTCGTCGCTTTTCCGCGACACTCTGCGGACAGATCGCTTCCACTGGATCTCTGAAGAACCGCCTCCAGAATtggcacacacaaaaatgatggAATGTCATTTCCGATTCATACACCAGATGCCATTAA CTCCCTGCACTGTGACTCTCAACATGGACGGTTCAGTGTGGATCTCACTTGTGCATTCAGTCAGAGCTTTAACTCCAGGACAG TTCGCAGTGCTCTACAAGGGTGATGAGTGTCTGGGAAGTGGGAAGATTATCCAGTTGGGACCAAGTGATTTCACCATCCAACGTGGTCGGGAATGTTCAGCAGCCGATCAGCTTAAAAAAGACAAGCCAGAACCGGTTAGATGA
- the tprkb gene encoding EKC/KEOPS complex subunit TPRKB, with the protein MHLSHQLELFPEVSVTQILFKDVKNAADLRKNAIDGEIQGALINPTMLLSPFQVLVAANKAVHLQKMNKMKTKSLFSEIIFNLSPNNKISEAFKTFGISDSDNCVLVVLVHDKDESQLRADITTKVDGLQIPVDEMTSFSNVEKIKKLYKVTPEEEECGTLQDAIICRMAIKDVM; encoded by the exons atgcatttatcgCATCAATTAGAACTTTTTCCCGAAGTCAGCGTGACTCAAATTCTGTTTAAAGATGTAAAAAATGCGGCTGATCTGAGGAAAAACGCAATCGATGGTGAAATCCAAGGTGCTCTGATCAACCCAACTATG CTACTGAGTCCTTTCCAAGTGTTGGTGGCTGCCAATAAAGCTGTCCACttgcaaaaaatgaacaaaatgaagacaaaaagcTTGTTTTCAGAGATTATCTTCAACCTGTCACCAAATAATAAA ATCTCCGAAGCCTTTAAAACATTCGGCATTTCTGACAGCGATAACTGCGTCCTGGTTGTCCTGGTTCACGACAAAGATGAATCCCAACTCAGGGCGGACATCACAACTAAAGTGGACGGACTTCAGATTCCAGTGGATGAGATGACCTCATTCTCAAACGTTGAAAAGATTAAAAAG ctGTACAAAGTCACTCCTGAGGAAGAGGAATGTGGTACTCTCCAGGACGCCATTATATGCAGAATGGCTATAAAGGATGTTATGTAG